In Solidesulfovibrio carbinoliphilus subsp. oakridgensis, the sequence TGAGCGGCAGGGGCGAGCGGAGCTTTCGGGCCGAGGCGTCCAGGATGCCCTGCCGGCTTTCGCTCAGGTCGATCAGTTCGGCCACGGCCTGCTCGTGGATGTAGCGCGTGATGTCGTGGTAGGTGCGGCAGGCGGCCGGGGTGAAGTCCGGGGAGTGGGGGTCCACGAGGTTAAGCGGCGTGATCTTTTTCAAAAGCCGGCGCAGCAGCCGGTATTCGTAGGAATCCTCGTACACCGCCTCCTCGGTCAGCTCGAAAAAGCGCAGTTCCTTGACCAGCCCCCGGTAGACCACGTTCTGGGTGGCGTCCACGGTGATCTCGTCGCCGGTCTTGAGCAGGGATGTGGCCACACCGCAGCCGACGATGGTCGGCAGCCGAAACTCCCGGGCCACGGCGGCCATGTGCCCGGCCGGGGAGCCGATGTCGGTCAGGATGCCTTGGGCCCGGGCCATGATCCGGGAGTAGCGGGGCGAGGTGTGGTGGGCGACCAGGATGGCGCCAAAGGGGAAGTCGTCGAGGTCGGCGTCGGTGCGGACCACGAACACCCGGCCCATGGCCACGCCGCGCTGGACCACGTCCCCCCGGCCGGAAAAGAGCACCTCGGCCTTGGCGGTGGCCGCGTCGATGGCCCCGGTGCGCCGGGCCGGTTCGCCGGAAAAGACCAGCGGCCGGCTCTGGAGCACATACAGGCGTCCGGCCGCGTCAAAGGTCCATTCCACGTCCTGGGGCCGCTTGAAATATTTTTCCAGCGACAGGGAGGCCTCGCCGAGCAAGGCCAGCTCGGCCTCGGTCAGGCAGGGGGCGTCGGCCTTTTCCGGGGCGACGTCGGCATATTCCGCGCCCCGGCCCGGAACCAGGACCATCTGGCGCGACTTGCGGGCGATTTCCCGGGACGTGGCGGCAAACGGGGCCCGCCTGGCCAGGAGATAGGAGTCGGTCTCCACCTCGCCGGACATGACCGGGGCGCACAGGCCCCAGGCGGCGCTGACGAAAATGCCCTCGTCGTTTCGGGTCATGGGGGCGTAGGTGTAGAGCCCGCCGCTGACCGTGGAATCGACCATGGCCTGGCAGCCGACGGCCATGACCGCCTCGTGCTCCCGGAAGCCCCGCCGCCGGCGGTAGAGCCAGGCTTCCGGGGAATAGGCCCCGGCCACCACCCGCTTGAAGGCCTCGGGCACGTCTTTGGCGGCCACGCCGATGACACTCTCGTACTGGCCGGCGAAGCTGGTCTCGCCGTCCTCGTCCCAGGCCGAGCTGCGGACGGCGAGGCTCGGCGGCATGGCGCCCAGGCGCCTGGCCAGATCGGCCAGGGCGTCGTGTATGCCCCGGCCCAGGGACCGGGGCAGCGCGGCCGCGAGAATCCGCTCGCGTACGACGTCGGACACCTGGCGGATGTTGCCTTCCTCGTCGGCGTCCAGGAGCTCGGTCTGGTCGCGGATGAAATCCGGCAGGCCGTTTTTGGCCATGAAATCGGCGAAAGCGCCGGTGGTGATGACAAATCCGTCCGGCACGGGCAGGGCGAGCTTGTTTTTGAGCTCGCCGAGCATGGCGAACTTGCCGCCGGCCGCCTCGCCCATGTCCCGGCGCAGGGCCGAGAGCGGCAGGGTGGGGGCGGTGGCCGGGAAATGGTGCCGGCCGGCCAGCTCGTCGGCGATTTCCTGGCGCACGGCCTCGAAGGCGATGAAAAGGGGCACGTTGCGGCAGCGGTTCAAAATGGACAGGTCCGAAACCAGCTTGAAGATCTGGTCCGAGAGTTCCTCGCAGGCCGATTCGATGTAGCGGCGGTCGAACACATATTCGCCGCCGAGCTTGTCGCCCATGTCGGCCATGAGCGTGAGGATGCGGTTGTTGCGCTCGAGGATGCTTTTGAATTTCTTGAAAAGCACCACAAAGGGGACCGGGGTCTTGCCCCGGGACCGCCAGCCGAGGGCCCCGCCGATCCTGTCCAGTACGCCCATGGCCGATGCTCCGGGCCGGCCCTAGTGGGCCCCGCCCTTGGAGCCGCTGAAGATCTGGCCGATGACCAGGCCGCCGACAATGGCGATGATCGAGGCCAGGACGCCGTAGAGCGTGCCGTGGCCGAAGGCCATGTCGGCCAGGAAGGCCGGGGCACCGATAAAGGCGGCCGTGACCGAGGCGTCGCCCTGGCCGAGGACGGCGCCGTCCCGGATGGCCAGGACTTCCACGGCGTAGGCCCCGGGCGACAGGCGCGACGGCATGTGCAACACGGCGGTAAACGGCCGGGCCGCGCCGGCGTCCGCGCCAAGCGTCACCTGGCCGGCGTTTTCCTTATACAGCTTTTCCGCGGTCTGGTACCGGAGAAACTCGGCCACAAGCGGGGCCGTGTCGCCGTCTTTCGCCGTGACCGTGATCCGGTCGGCCAGGCCCGGGACGCCGAGGCGGGACACGTCCGCGGCCGGGACCTCGGGCGAGGCCGCGACCAGGAAGACCCTGGGCGCGTCCTTAAAGGCCACCTTGTCGAGGTTCATCCACAAGAGGCCAAAGACCTTGCCCTTTTCCTTCATGGGAAACGTGGTCGGGTCGCCGACCAGCCGGACCACCACCTGGCTTCCCGCCGGCACCGTGCCGGTCACGGTCAGGTCCGTGCCGTTGTACAGGGTGTCGATGGCGATGGTCCCGGGGCTTGCTTCCACGGAGACCGGCGCGGCGGCGTCGGCCAGGGCCGGGGCGGCCGCCAGGAAGGAGGCGAGGCCGACGAGGGCCAGGAGGGCCAGGATGGAAAGAATGCGCCGCATGCTAGTGTCCTCCGATGGCCGCGAGCAGGACGTCGGGCCGGGCCAGCAGTTCGTAGAGCATCTTGAACATCACCACGAGCACGATGCCGGCCAGGTAGATCTTCAGCTGGTCGCCTTGGAGCTTGCGGCCGATCCTGGCCCCGAACTGGGCCCCGATGGCCGAGCCGATCAGAAGCAGCAGGGCCAGCACGAAGTCCACGGTGTGGTTCTCGGCCGACTGCATGATGGTGACGTTGATGCATGTGAAAAGGACCTGGAAAAGGCTTGTGCCGACCACCACGTGCATGGGCATGCGCAGCATGTAGACCATGACCGGGACCATGATGAACCCGCCGCCGACACCCATGATGGCCGACAGGACGCCGACCAGGGTGCCGAAGAAAAGCGGGGTCAGGGCCGACTGGCGGATGCCGGAGCGGGGGAAGTCCATCTGCCAGGGCAGGCTCGCCATGAACCGGGCGTAGGCCGAGGGCCTGGCCGGCGCGGCCTGGGCCTGGGAGGGGCGCTTGGCCTTTCGCATGGAGCTTAGGGACTCGAAAAACATGTAGGAGCCGACGCCGCCGAGCATGAGGACGTAGGTGATGCTGATGAGGAAGTCGGCGTTGCCCATGGCCCGCAAAATTTTGATGAGCTGGACGCCGAGGGTGCCGCCGAGCACGCCGCCGATGAGGAGCAATACGCCCATCCGGACGTCCACGTTGCCAAGGCGCAGGTGGATGAGCGTGCCCGACGTCGAGGCCCCGACGATCTGGTTGGAATCGGACGCCGCGGCCACGGTAGCCGGGATGCCCATCATCATGAGGAGCGGGGTCATGAGAAAACCGCCGCCGACGCCGAAGATGCCCGATAAGAGCCCCACCCCGCCACCAAGGCCGAGCACGGCCAGGATGTTCACCGAATTGCCGGCGATGGGCAGGTACATGGTCATGGGAATGGTCATGTCGCCTCACCTTGTGTTTGGGTTTCGCTCCGGCGCGGGGAGACCAGTTCCACCCGGCAGGAGATGCCATGCAGGATCCGTTTGAGGGACTGGGCCTCGGCGGGGCGTCCGTCCCCGTCGGCCGATTCGGCCACGAGCAGCGTGATCTTGCGATCGCGGGCGAACCGGATGACCTCTTCCTCGTACCCGCCCTCGGACACGAAGTACTCGATGCCGACCCCCTGCTCCTGGGCCCGCTGCACCATGAGCCGCAGCCGTGCGCCGTCGCCGTCCGTGCCCGGACCGGGCCGGCCGTCGGGGCTTGGCGGCGGGGTCACGAACAGGACGTGGACCTTGGCGCCGATGCGCCGGGCCAGGGAGATGGCCCGGGTCAGGGCCGCGAAGGCTCCGTTTCGTGGCGTTGCGCCAATCAGTATGCGTTCCATGGGGTTTCCTGGCCCGGGCTAAAGCAACCGGCGGGCCAAGACGATTTTTTGAAGACAAGGCATTGGAATGACATGGGAAGAACGTTCGGCAGACAGGGTGGAACGGGTGGGTGTGTTTCAAAATGAAAAGGGCTGGCCAGGAGCGGAACGGCCTTCGTTCCAACCTGAAACAGGCGCGCCCGGAAAGGGACCGGCCAGGGGCGAGGGGCAATGCCCGGAGAGAACGGTCTTTTTTCTATCCAGTCCCGGGAGGGCATGGTAGCGTCGGGCCAAACCCGAACAACGTTCGCGGCGGGCGCCGTCTGGCCGGAAACGGGCCGTCCGCCGCCTTTGCTCCGGCCGCGTCCCACCCTTTGACAGGAGAACCGCCATGCCCAAAGCGAGCTGCGCCGTCCGTGGAACGTTTTTCGATTTCGTCGACGATCCCTGGCACCATGCCGGCAACGAGCAGGCGGCCGCCCGGTTTTTGGCCGACGGCCTGCTTGTGGTCAAAGACGGCGTCATCGCGGATTTCGGCCCCTTTGCGGACGTCTCGCCGCGCCATCCGGGCCTGGATATCACCCATCTGCCGGACCGGATCATCCTGCCCGGCTTCATCGACGGCCATATCCACTTCCCCCAGGTCCGGGTGCTCGGGGCCTACGGCAACCAGCTCCTGGACTGGCTGCAGACCTGGATCTTCGGCGAGGAGCTCAAGTACCGGGACCGCGACTACGCCCGCAAGGCGGCCGGGCTTTTCTTCGACGCCCTCCTGGCCGGCGGCACCACCACCTGCCTGGCCTTCACCACGAGCAGCCCGGTCTCCACCGAGGAGTTCTTCGAGGAGGCGACCCGGCGGGAGATGCGCGTCATCGCCGGCCTGACCGGCATCGACCGGTTCGCGCCGGCGGATTTCTGCATCACCCCGGACGATTTCTACAAGGAATCGAAGCGGCTGATCGAAAAGTACCACCGCCGGGGTCGTAACCTCTACGCCATCACCCCCCGCTTTGCCGTGGGCTGCACCGGCGAGATGATGGACAGCTGCCGCCGGCTCAAGGAAGAGCACGCCGACTGCTGGGTCAACACCCACATCTCGGAAAACCCGTCCGAGGTGCGCACGGCCAAGGACCACTTCCCGGACTGCTCGGACTACACCGAGGTCCACGAAAAACACGGGCTGCTCGGTCCGAAGTTCACGGCCGGCCACGGCATCTGGCTGTCAAACGGCGAGATGCGCCGCTTCTCCAAGGCCGGGGCGGCCATCGCCTTTTGCCCGCTCTCCAACCTCTTCCTCGGCAGCGGGCTTTTCCGCCTGGGCCGGGCCAAGGACCCGGAATACCCGGTCCGGGTGGCCGTCGGCAGCGACGTCGGCGGCGGCAACGCCTTCTCCCTCGTCCGGGTCCTCGAAGAGGCCTACAAGGTCGGCATGTGCAACAACACCATGCTCGACGGCTCCATCGATCCGCGAAACCAGGACCTCGGCGAGGCCGACCGCAACAAGCTCTCGCCCTACCGGGCCTTCTACCTGGCCACCCTGGGCGGGGCCCAGGCCCTCTACCTCGACGACATGCTCGGCAACTTCGAGCCGGGCAAGGAGGCCGATTTCGTGGCCCTGGACTGGAAGGCCGGCCAGCTGGCCATGGCCTGGCATCAGACCCTGGCCGTGGAAGAGGGCGGCCCGGAGACCATCGAGCAGGCGGCCCAGCTCCTTTTCGGCATCATGGCCGCCGGTGACGACCGCAACGTGGACGAGACCTGGGTGGCCGGGGCCCGGGCCTACAAGAAGGGACACGACAAAGCGTAGGGGGGGAGGACGGGGGATGCCTCCGGCGGCCAAAGGGCTTGGCCCTTTGAAAACCCGGGGCGGTGTTCCAACGGACTGCCGGGCTGGCGGAAAGACGGCCGTTGGCCGTGGTTGCCCGGGCCGGGATGGTCGGACCCCGGGTTGGTTCGTCGGCGGTCAAAACGGCGAAGGAGGGCGGGCGTGGAAGTGCGGGTGTCCAAGGTCTCGGCGGTGGTGGTCCAGCGGGTGCCGCCGGAAAAGGCCGACTGGTTCCTGGAGTGGCAGCGCGGCGTCTCGGCCGCGGCCGAAGCCTTTGGCGGCTTTCGCGGCACGGACGTCTACCCGCCGGCCCCGGGCCAGGGCGACGAGTGGATCGCGGTCATCCACTTCGACGGGCCCGAGGCCCTGGACGCCTGGCTCGGGTCCCCGGTCCGGGCCGAATGGGTGGAAAAGCTCAAGTCCGCCATCGGCGGCTTTGACCTGAAAGTTCTGTCCCAGGGCTTTGGCCCCTGGTTCGTCTGCCTGACCCCGGAGGCCGGGGCGGCCCCGCCGCCGTCCTGGAAGATGGCCGTGATCGTGCTTTTGGGGCTCTATCCCACGGTCATGGTGCTGGCCCTTTTCCCGGGCCCCTTCCTCTCGCCGCTCGGGCTGGCCGTGTCCATGCTGGTCGGCAATGCGCTCAGCATCTCGATCCTCCAGTGGCTGGTGATGCCCTTTTTGAACAAGCGCTTTTCCGGCTGGCTCCTGGCCAACGGCCCGGGCCGGCGCCTTGCCTCGGCCGGCGGCCTGGCCGTCATCCTCGGGCTCCTGGCCGGCTTGGCCGTCCTTTTTCGGCAGGTGACCGGGTAGGCAAAAGCCCCGCCTGGAACGGGAGTTGCAGCCCGGTTTCCCGGCCGTCCGGGAGCCGGGCCGCTTTTTTGGGGGAAAAAGGCCGGGAATCGTGGTATTCCCGGCCTCCGAAGGACAGGGTATGTTACGCACCATCCGTTCCAAAATGCTGTTCGTCTTTGCGGCCAGCCTTTTCACCATGCTCGGCCTGGCCGCGCTCCATCTCGGCAGCCTGTCGGCCCTTCGCGAACGCTATCTGGTCAGCGAACGCATCGAGGACCTGCTAAACGACATCCTGGAAGTGCGGCGGTTCGAGAAGAACTACCTGCTCTACCACGACACGGCCAGTCTGCGGGAGGGGCTCGACTATCTCGACGCCGTGGACCGGCTGGCCGGGGGGCTGACCGGTTCCATGGAGCGGGAGCTCGGCGACGCGGCCTACCGGGAGTTCCTGGCCGACTTGGCGGCCTACCGGCTGGCCCTGTCCCGGCTGCCGGCCGGCGGCCGGCCGGGCGCCGAGGAGACCGAGGCCGTCAGGGCCAGGGGCAAGGCGCTGACCGACTATGCCACGGGTCTGCTCTCCTCCAAGCGCCACCGCATCCACGAGACCATCCGGCAGTCGTTGGCCGTGCCCTTCGCCTTTGCCGGCATCTTCCTGGCCGTGACCATCGCCGTGGTGGCCCTGGTCAGCACCCGGGTGCTGCGGCCCCTGGCCCTGTTGCGCGAAACCACCCGCCGGGTCGGGGCCGGCGATTTCCGGCCCGTGCCGTTGCGCCCGGACCTGACCGACGAGATTTCCGGGCTCATGGGGGCGTTCAACCTCATGGCCCACCAGATCGAGGCCAACCAGGAGCACCTGCTCCAGGCCCGCAAGATGGCGGCCCTTGGCACGTTCACGGCCGGCGTGGCCCATGAGCTCAACAATCCCATCAATAACATCACCCTGACCGTGGACGCCCTGCTCGAAGACCATGCCGATTACCTCGACGACGACGGCCGGGAGCTCGTGGCCGACATCGCCGGCCAGGCCGACCGGGCCGCGGACATCGTGCGAAACCTCCTCGATTTCTCCCGCACCGAACGCCCCCCCCTGCTGCCCCTGGCCGCCAGGGACGTGGCCGCCTCCAGCCTGGCCCTGGTCAGAAACCAGCTGCTCGGCGCCGGCCTTGCCGTGGCGATGCAGGTCCAGGAGGACCTGCCCCCGATCCGGGGCGACCTGCGAAGCCTCCAGCAGGTCCTGGTCAACATCCTCCTGAACGCCGTCCAGGCCACGCCGCGCGGCGGCCGGGTGACGCTTTCGGTCGCGGCCGGGGAAAACGGCGAGACCTGTTTCGCCGTGGCCGACTCCGGCCCGGGCGTCAGCCCCGAGGTCCGCCAGCACATGTTCGAACCGTTTTACACCACCAAGGGCGTGGGCAAGGGCACGGGCCTGGGGCTGGCCGTGGCCTATTCCCTGACCCGCCGCCACGGCGGGCGCATCGAGGTCGAGAGCCCGGAAACCGGCGGCGCGGTCTTCACCGTCTGCCTGCCGGCCGCTCTCGCCGAAAGTCCGGCCCCGGGGCCGTCGCCGGAGGCCCGGACATGAAGCCGCGCATCGCCGTGGTGGACGACGAGACCATCGTCTGCAACCGCCTGAGCCGGGCCCTGGCCAAGGACGGGGCCGAGGTCGAGGCCTTCACCGAAGGCCAGGCCTTTCTGGCCCGCCACGGCGAGGCCCCCTTCGACCTGGTCTTCCTGGATCTCATGTTGCCGGACGGCGACGGCATCAGCCACATTCCGGCCATAAAGGCCGTGTCCCCGGGCACCGAGATCATCGTCATCACCGGCTACGGCTCCATCGAGACGGCCATTGCCGCGGTCAAGGAGGGGGCCTTTCATTACGTGCAAAAGCCGGTCAAGCTGGCCGAGGTCCGCCAGCTGGCCCAGACGGCCCTGGAGCGGGCGGCGCTGCGCCAGGAGAACCTGCGCCTGCGCCAGGTTTTGAAGGGCGCGCAAGGCGAGAAACCGCTGATCGGCCTGTCGCCGGCCCTCCGCAAGGTTTTTGCCATGATCGACAAGGTGGCCCCGGTCGACTGCAACGTGCTCCTGACCGGGGCCAGCGGCACGGGCAAGGAGCTGGTGGCCCGGGCGGTCCACCGCCAAAGCGCCCGCCGGGACCGGCCGTTCGTGCCGTTCAACTGCGGGGCCTTCACCGAGGACCTCGGCAGCAGCGAGCTTTTCGGCTATGAGAAGGGGGCCTTCACCGGGGCCACGGCCACGAAGATCGGGCTTTTGGAATCGGCCACCGGCGGCACGGTCTTCCTGGACGAGATCGGCGAGATGCCGCTGTCCATGCAGGTCAAGCTCCTGCGCGCCATCCAGGAGCGGCGGATCCTTCGCGTCGGCGGCATCCGGCCCATCGACCTCGACATCCGGATCGTGGCCGCGACCAACAAGGACTTGAAACACGAGGCCGCCACCGGCGCCTTTCGCGAGGACCTCTTTTTCCGCCTGAACGTGGTCACCATCCACCTGCCCCGCCTGTCCGAGCGCCGCGAGGACGTAGCTCCCCTGGCCGAGCACTTCCTGGAGAAATACAACCGGGCCTTTCGCAAGGTGGTAAGGGCCATCGACCCCGAAGCCCTGGCGATCCTTACGGCCTACAGTTATCCGGGCAACGTGCGCGAGCTCGAAAACATCATCGAGCGCGGCGTGGCCCTGACCGAGGGCGACACGCTCCTCGTCAAGGACCTGCCGTCGGACCTGCGCCAGCTGTCTTTTGATTCCGTGGAAGGGGAAGGGCTCGTGTCCCTGGAGGAGATGGAGCGGCGCTACATCGCCCGGGTGCTCGAACGCACGGGCTATAACAAGGGTCTGGCCGCCCAGGTCCTCGGCCTGCCGCGCACCACGCTCTGGCGCAAGCTCAAGCAGTACGGCCTGGAGTGACCGGCCGCGCCGGCCGGGAGCGGGCCGCCTTTCCGACAACGCATCGCCACGCCCGCCGGGCCTGGGAGGGACCATGAAACGACTGATCGTCGGCATCTCCGGCGCAAGCGGCGTCATCCTTGGCGTGAGGCTCCTCGAAGTCCTCGGCCAGACGCCGGACGTGGAAACCCACTGCATCATCAGCCCCGGCGCGGCCGTGACCCTGCGCCTGGAGACCGGCCGGACCGTGGAGAGCGTCGCGGCCCTGGCCGGCGTGGTCCACGACCACGACAATCTGGCCGCCGCCATTTCGAGCGGCTCCTTTCCGGTGGCCGGCATGGTGGTGGCGCCGTGCTCCATGAAGAGCCTGGCCCAGATCGCCCTGTCCCTTGGCGACAATCTTCTCGCCCGGGCCGCCGACGTGACCCTCAAGGAACGGCGCAAGCTGGTCCTCGTGCCGCGCGAGACGCCGCTGCACCTCGGGCACCTGCGCCACATGGTGGCCGTGACCGAAATGGGCGGCATCATCCTGCCCCCGGCCCCGTCCTTCTACCACGCCCCCAAGACCATCATGGACGTGGTGGACCAGACCGTGGGCAAGATCCTCGACCAGTTCGGCATCCTCCACGACCTCTTTGCCCGCTGGGGCGGCCGCGACGCCTGAGGCGGCCGCCCATGCCCCGGTCGGGTGGGTCCGGGAGGGGGTGACCCCCTCCCGGCCGCCGGAGGCATCTTCCTCTCCTCTCCTCCCCCCCCCTCTCCCTCTCCCGCTACGCCGGCGGTCCGGCCGTTTTCTGCACCCAGAACTGGTACATCTCGATGAAGGTGTCCGGGTTGTCCTCCTCGAAATAGTGCCAGTTGGACAGGTCGGTGGCGGCCGGATCCCCGGGAAAGCGCCGCCGGTAGGCCTCGAGCGCCGGGACGTCGAGGTCGAAGCCAAGCAGCGTCAGGCCGTTTTCCGCCAGAAAGGCCTTGAGGCCAAGGGGCGTGGTGCAGTGCTCGCAAACGTGGAAGAGGAGGTCCCGGCAGCCGCTGATGCTGAAAAAATCATTGAGGAGAATCCGGCGCAGGGGATCGTCGGCCGGCAGGCCAAGGAGCTCCTGGCGGCAGCGGCGCATGGATTCGGCCGTGGCCGTGTAGCCCCGGGCGAAGAGATAGGCTCTGGCCCGGACGATGCCGCGCCGGGCGATGTCGCTGTAGAGCCCAAGCCGCATGCAGCCCCCCGGGCGCAGCAGCGAAACGAGCACCCGCCAGCCGGCCAGGGGATCGGCCAGGTGGTGGAGCACGCCCGAGGATTCGATGACGTCGAACCGGCGGCCGAGATCCGAGAGGCCCAGGATGTCGGCCTGGGCGTATTCGATGCCGCCGACGCCGAGCTCCCGGGTCTTTCGGCGGGCGTAGCCGAGGCTTGCGAGGCTCAAGTCCACGGCCAGGACCCGCGCCCCCCGGAACCGGCGGGCCGTCTCCAGGGCGTGTTGCCCGGTGCCGCAGCCGGCCACCAGCACGTCCAGGCCGTCCCGGGCGCCGAGCGGGGCGAAGACGGCCCGGGGAAAGCGGCGGCGCAGGTAGGCGTCGAAAAGGACGGGCGCGTCCACGGGCGCGGCTTTGATCCAGCGCGGGTAGGGATTTTCCTCGTACTGCAGCCGCACCCGCTGGGACACCGCGTCCACGATGGCCGTAAGCCCCGGCGTGTCCTCCCGGTAGCCTTGCTCCTCGGCCGGCTCGCGCACCTGCTGGGTGAGGAGCGCCTCCACGGGTCCGGGCCAGGGCCGGGCAGGCAACCGCTCGGCCGCTTCCAGGGTGTGGAGCGGAAAATAGGCGGCCACGGCCACGACGAGCAGGGCCGGGATGTCCCGGTCGGCCGTGAGGGCCGCCTCCAGGGCATCGCGCAGGGCCCTGGCCCGGGTTTCCTCCTCCTCGGCCACGGCAAAGGCGTATTCGTTGACATGGCACTGCCGGGCCAGGGAGGCGTAAAAGCCGAGGGCGTCGGCCTCCGGCGGCCTGGCGGCGGCCCCTTCGGCGGTCGCCAGCAGGACGGTGCGGGCCTGGGTCAGAAACCGCTCCAGGGGCACGGTGCAGACCGGCGTGGCGGCAAGCAGGCTTTCGACCAGCGGCTCCCGGCCCCAGGCCTGGGGCCCCTGGGGGCCGAACAAGGCCTCCCGGTCCAGGCGGTTGGGCCAGGCGGCGGCCGCCCGGGTGACGGCCGGGCCGAGGGCCTCGTGGTGTTCGAGCAGCCGGCAGGCCGGGGCGGCCAGCAGTTCCGGCCGGGTCCAGGGCTCGGCCAGGGCCCGGGCGGCCGCGTCCCGGACGCCCGCGTCGGCCTGCCAGGGCGGCAGCCGGCGCAGGCATTCGCAGTAGAGCCGCCGGGCCTCCAGGCCCGGCCCCTGTTCCAGGGACCGGACGACCAGCTCCAGGGCGGCGCCGGGATCGTCCCCCTGGTCCAGGAGGCAGGCCGCCAGCAGGTCCAGGGCCTGGGCCAGGGTGGGATCGGCCGCCAGGGCGGCCCTGGCGCAGGCCAGGGCCGCGTCCGGGCGGCCGAGTTCGCGCAGGGTGATGCCCCGGTTGGTCAGGGCGTAGGCGTAGTCCGGGGCCAGGGCCACGGCCGCGGCATAGGCGGCCTCGGCCTCTTGCAGCCGGCCGAGGTCCTTTAAGGCGTTGCCCAGGTTGTAGTGGGACCTGGCCTGGTCCGGGGAGAGGGCAATGGCCTGCCTGTAGCTGGCGGCGGCCTCGTGCGGCCGGCCGGCGGCCTCGAAGGCCGCTCCCTGGTTGGTGAGGGCCCGCACCGAGGCCGGATCGAGGGCCAGGGCCTGGCCGTAGCAGGTCAGCGCCTCGTCCAGGCAGCCGGCCTCGGCCAGGGCGATGCCGAGGTTGTTGTGGATGTCGGACACGTCCGGGGCCAGGGCGGCGGCCTTCTTGAGGCTGGCCACGGCCGGTCCGCTCTGGCCCAGGCGCAGGTGCAGGGTGCCAAGCAGGCTCCAGCCGAAGACGTCCGAGGGAAAACGCCGCGTCAGGTCCGTTGCCCGCTCTTCGGTCTCGGCAAAGAGCCCGGCATTGTAAAGGGCCACGACATCGAGCTTTTCCGTCCGGCTCGGGACCATCGCCATCTCGACAGGATGCGCTTGCGTCTGCATGGGGCCGCCTGCTTGCTGGAGGGTCTGCGGGGGTGCGTCACGTCACGCCTGGGTCGAAACCTCCGATCGGGAAGCGGCGTCGGCCGCTCCTGGTGGCACGGTGAAAAAGGGTGTCCGGCCGCGGCCCGCTTCCGTGGGACGGCGGTCACGGCTTTTGAGGATTGCCGTGACCGTTACCACAAGCGCCGGCCGTTACCAAGCGGGATTCGGCCCTGGCCGCGCCGTCGTGGCGACCGGCCGGACCGGCCCTTTGGACTGGACGGTTCTTCGCGACTGGGCTAGCAGGGGGAAGGATGGAGCCCTGGCCGGAATTTGCCGGCCGGGGCCGCTTCGCCATGGGGGGCCGCCGGCGTCCCGGCATGGGAAAAGGACGCCTGGGCGGGCGGTTACTGGCGCGAACCTGAGA encodes:
- a CDS encoding sulfite exporter TauE/SafE family protein; amino-acid sequence: MTIPMTMYLPIAGNSVNILAVLGLGGGVGLLSGIFGVGGGFLMTPLLMMMGIPATVAAASDSNQIVGASTSGTLIHLRLGNVDVRMGVLLLIGGVLGGTLGVQLIKILRAMGNADFLISITYVLMLGGVGSYMFFESLSSMRKAKRPSQAQAAPARPSAYARFMASLPWQMDFPRSGIRQSALTPLFFGTLVGVLSAIMGVGGGFIMVPVMVYMLRMPMHVVVGTSLFQVLFTCINVTIMQSAENHTVDFVLALLLLIGSAIGAQFGARIGRKLQGDQLKIYLAGIVLVVMFKMLYELLARPDVLLAAIGGH
- a CDS encoding antibiotic biosynthesis monooxygenase translates to MEVRVSKVSAVVVQRVPPEKADWFLEWQRGVSAAAEAFGGFRGTDVYPPAPGQGDEWIAVIHFDGPEALDAWLGSPVRAEWVEKLKSAIGGFDLKVLSQGFGPWFVCLTPEAGAAPPPSWKMAVIVLLGLYPTVMVLALFPGPFLSPLGLAVSMLVGNALSISILQWLVMPFLNKRFSGWLLANGPGRRLASAGGLAVILGLLAGLAVLFRQVTG
- the guaD gene encoding guanine deaminase, whose product is MPKASCAVRGTFFDFVDDPWHHAGNEQAAARFLADGLLVVKDGVIADFGPFADVSPRHPGLDITHLPDRIILPGFIDGHIHFPQVRVLGAYGNQLLDWLQTWIFGEELKYRDRDYARKAAGLFFDALLAGGTTTCLAFTTSSPVSTEEFFEEATRREMRVIAGLTGIDRFAPADFCITPDDFYKESKRLIEKYHRRGRNLYAITPRFAVGCTGEMMDSCRRLKEEHADCWVNTHISENPSEVRTAKDHFPDCSDYTEVHEKHGLLGPKFTAGHGIWLSNGEMRRFSKAGAAIAFCPLSNLFLGSGLFRLGRAKDPEYPVRVAVGSDVGGGNAFSLVRVLEEAYKVGMCNNTMLDGSIDPRNQDLGEADRNKLSPYRAFYLATLGGAQALYLDDMLGNFEPGKEADFVALDWKAGQLAMAWHQTLAVEEGGPETIEQAAQLLFGIMAAGDDRNVDETWVAGARAYKKGHDKA
- a CDS encoding universal stress protein — protein: MERILIGATPRNGAFAALTRAISLARRIGAKVHVLFVTPPPSPDGRPGPGTDGDGARLRLMVQRAQEQGVGIEYFVSEGGYEEEVIRFARDRKITLLVAESADGDGRPAEAQSLKRILHGISCRVELVSPRRSETQTQGEAT
- a CDS encoding PEP/pyruvate-binding domain-containing protein, encoding MGVLDRIGGALGWRSRGKTPVPFVVLFKKFKSILERNNRILTLMADMGDKLGGEYVFDRRYIESACEELSDQIFKLVSDLSILNRCRNVPLFIAFEAVRQEIADELAGRHHFPATAPTLPLSALRRDMGEAAGGKFAMLGELKNKLALPVPDGFVITTGAFADFMAKNGLPDFIRDQTELLDADEEGNIRQVSDVVRERILAAALPRSLGRGIHDALADLARRLGAMPPSLAVRSSAWDEDGETSFAGQYESVIGVAAKDVPEAFKRVVAGAYSPEAWLYRRRRGFREHEAVMAVGCQAMVDSTVSGGLYTYAPMTRNDEGIFVSAAWGLCAPVMSGEVETDSYLLARRAPFAATSREIARKSRQMVLVPGRGAEYADVAPEKADAPCLTEAELALLGEASLSLEKYFKRPQDVEWTFDAAGRLYVLQSRPLVFSGEPARRTGAIDAATAKAEVLFSGRGDVVQRGVAMGRVFVVRTDADLDDFPFGAILVAHHTSPRYSRIMARAQGILTDIGSPAGHMAAVAREFRLPTIVGCGVATSLLKTGDEITVDATQNVVYRGLVKELRFFELTEEAVYEDSYEYRLLRRLLKKITPLNLVDPHSPDFTPAACRTYHDITRYIHEQAVAELIDLSESRQGILDASARKLRSPLPLNLSLIDLDNEAGADTSPIGVEDLHCLPLREILTGLTASGMWATDPVPVDMGSFMASLTRTLGAGAPGSEKLGRNLAVVSREYLNLNLHLGYHFVLIDAYVGEVVNDNALYFRFLGGVTDLARRARRARCIGKILEQADFRVELHGDLVVGRLKKFDREAMRGKLRLLGGLVGFTRQLDVRMGRDDDPHCFAEEFLAAIQPVLSGEETPHADAKHL
- a CDS encoding TIGR02186 family protein gives rise to the protein MRRILSILALLALVGLASFLAAAPALADAAAPVSVEASPGTIAIDTLYNGTDLTVTGTVPAGSQVVVRLVGDPTTFPMKEKGKVFGLLWMNLDKVAFKDAPRVFLVAASPEVPAADVSRLGVPGLADRITVTAKDGDTAPLVAEFLRYQTAEKLYKENAGQVTLGADAGAARPFTAVLHMPSRLSPGAYAVEVLAIRDGAVLGQGDASVTAAFIGAPAFLADMAFGHGTLYGVLASIIAIVGGLVIGQIFSGSKGGAH